A window of Clostridium taeniosporum genomic DNA:
GTTAATAATGTATTCTTCCAAGATCCAGTTCCAGCCGGAACAACTTATAATGATAACTTATCTGTAAGTACAGGCTACACAGGAACAGATCCACAAACAGGACTTACAATTACTACAATAAATCCTGGAGAAACTGTAACTATAATATGGCAAGTTGAAGTTGTAGATACCTCTGCAAATCCAATAACTAATATAGCTGAAATAACAATACCTGGTGGAACTCCAACACCAACTCCACCTGTAGAAACAACAGTTCTTGAAAATACTAAATCAGTAGATAAAAGTTTTGCAAATGCTGGTGAAACTTTAACTTATACTGTAACTATTACGAATCCAGGAACTAGTGCTGTTAATAATGTATTATTCCAAGATCCAGTTCCAGCCGGAACAACTTATAATAATAACCTATCAGTAAGTACAGGATATACAGGAACTGATCCTCAAACTGGTTTAACTATAACTACTATAAATCCAGGTGAAACTGTTACTATATCTTGGGAAGTTATAGTTATAGATACTTCTGTAAATCCAATAATCAATATAGGTGAAATAACAGTACCAGGTGGGACACCATCACCAACACCCCCAGCAGAAACAACAGTAATTGAGATCTTAAAAGCAGTTGATAAAACTGTTGCAAATGTGGGTGAAGTAATAACTTATACTGTAAGTATAACCAATCCTGGTCCAACTGCAGTAAGTAATGTATTCTTCCAAGATCCAATTCCTGCTGGAACAACTTATAATGATAATCTATCAGTAAGTACAGGATATACAGGAACAGATCCTCAAACAGGACTTACAATTACAACTATAAATTCTGGTCAAACTATAACTATTAGTTGGGAAGTTAAAATAGGTGATACTGTTCCAACTCCAAATCCTATTCCAAACACAGGAACTGTAACTATTCCTAATGGAACTCCAACTGACACAAACACTGTTTTTACAGCTGTTCTTGAAAATACTAAATCAGTAGATAAGGATTTTGCAAATGTTGGTGAAGTTCTAACTTATACTGTTACTATTAATAATCCTGGAACTCAGGCAGTTAATAATGTGTACTTTATAGATGATGTACCTCAAGGAACTATTTATAATAATAATTTATCAGTAAGTACAGGTTATACAGGAGCAGATCCTCAAAGTGGACTTACAATTACTACAATAAACCCTGGTGAAACTGTAACTATAACATGGCAAGTCATAGTTGTAGATACTTCTGCAAATCTAATAACCAATATAGGTGAAATAACAGTACCCGGTGGAACTCCAACGCCAACTTCTCCAGTAACCACAACAGTTCTTGAAATTGCTAAAGCAGTTAATAAAGTTTTTGCAAATGTAGGTGAAGTAATAACGTATACTGCTACTATTACTAATCCTGGAACTGAGGCAGTTAATAATGTGTTATTTACAGATCCGATTCCAGCTGGAACAACTTACAATGATAGTTTGTTAGTAAATGTACCATATACTGGATTGAATCCTCAAACAGGACTTACAATTACTACAATAAATCCTGGTCAAACTGTAACTATTAGTTGGGAAGTTAAAATAGGTGATACTGCTCCAACTCCGAATCCTATCCCTAATACAGGAACTGTAACTATTCCTAATGGAACGCCAACTGAAACAAATACTGTTTATACAACTGTTCTTGAAAATACTAAATCAGTTGATAAATCATCTGCAGTTGTTGGAGAAATATTGACTTATACTGTTACTATTACTAATCCAGGAACTGAGGCAGTTAATAATGTGTTATTTACTGATCCATTACCAACAGGAACTATTTACAACAATAACTTATCAGTAAGTACTGCATATACAGGAACAGATCCACAAACAGGACTTACTATAACTACAATAAATCCTGGAGAAACTGTAACTATAACATGGGAAGTTAAGATAGTAGATGCTACAGTAAATCCAATAACAAACATTGCTGAAATAACAGTGCCGGGAGGAACTCCAACTCCAACCCCACCTGTAGAAACAACAGCTCTTGAAATTGCTAAGACAGTTAATAAGTCTTATGCTGACTTAGGGGATATCATAACTTATACAGTTACAATTAAAAATTCAGGAACTGCAGCAGTTAATAATGTACTATTTACAGACTCTATTCCAAATGGTACGACTTATAATGATAATTTATCAGTAAATACTGGATATACAGGAACAGATCCACAAACAGGACTTACTATAACTACAATAAATCCAGGTCAAACTGTAATCATATCTTGGGATGTAAAAGTAGGAGATGAAATTCCAGATCCTAACCCAATAACTAATGTAGCCATAGTAACAGTACCAGGAGGAACTCCAATACCAACACCAGAAATACCAACAGAGATTAATAATGCTGATTTAGTATCACCGGGAAACTTCGTTAAATCAAGAGATTTAGCTTATGCAGATATTGGTGATGAAATAACTTATACAATAAATGTAACTAATACAGGAAATACTACAGCAAATAATGTTATTATAAATGATCCTATTCCAAATGGTACTTCATATGTTAATGGTAGCTTAGTAGCAAATGTTTCAGTTACAGGAGTTCCTGCTACAGGAATAAATGTAACTAATGGTATTGCACCAGGACAAACTGTTATTTTAAGTTACAAAGTGAAAGTAGATGAAATACCAAATCCAAATCCAATACCAAATACAGCAAGTATAAGCTACACTTATACAGTAGATCCAAACAATCCAAATGGAGCTAGTGGTGGTGGAAATACTAATACTGTATATACAGAAGTTAATCATGGCGAAATACCACCTGAAGAGGCAATAAAAACTGTAGATAGAAATCCAACAACTCCAGGGGATATTATAACTTATACTATTACAGCTAAAAATACTGGAAATGTTCCTGTTACTAATGTAATAGTTAAAGATGTAGTTCCTCAGGGAACAACCTTCGTAGATGGTTCAGTAGTGGTAAATGGTTTATCTAAACCATCAGAAGACCCTAATATAGGAATCAATGTAGGCACTATAGATGCTGGAGATACTGCTATAATATCATTTGAAGTTTTAGTAGGTGATACTGCTCCAAATCTATTAACTAATACTGCTGATATAGAATATTCATATACAGTAGATCCAGATAAACCACCAATAGATAATATTGTTCCTACAAATCCAGTTGATACTACAAATCTAAAATCAAGTATCAAATTAGAAAAGGTTGCAGATAGAACTGGAGCAGTAGTTGGAGATATAGTAAGATATTCTATTTTCGTTACAAATGATGGAGAAATTGCTCTTAATAATATAATAATTACAGACCCATTATCACCAGGACTTCAATATGCAGATAATCTAACTATTAATGGTTCACCTTCTAACCAAAGTATTTTAACTGGAGTAAATATAGGCTCACTAGCTGTTGGTGCTGGTGCTACCATAGCTTTTGATGCTGAGATTATTTCTATTCCTGAAGATAAATTTATTAATAATACTGCTTCTGCAGAATTTGATTATGTTGTATCAGGAAAAACATTTGATGGAGCTGGTGAAAGTAATGAAGAAACTGTTAGAGTTTATAATCCTGAATTAACTATGACTAAGATGTCAAACAATCCTACTGTTAAAGTTGGTGACACCTTCCAATATACTATTACAGCAGAAAATACTGGTGATATTATTATAAACGATGTAATTGTTAAAGATGATTTACCACCTGAATTTGAAGTAGTTCAAATTACTGTTAATGGTGCCGTTGTTAATGGAGATATTGGATCTGGCATAAATATAGGTAATCTTGCAATTGGTGAAAGCGTAGATATTGTTTTAACAATACAAGTATTAGCTGATTTAACTGCTACCTTCCAAAACATTGCCACTGGTACTGGTATAAGTATAACAGATCCAAATAAACCACCAGTAATAGTAGAAGGTGAAGGAGAGGACCCAGGTGTTACAGTTTATAATCCTAAACTTGAATTAGAAAAATCAGTTGATAAGTCATATGCTATAGTTGGGGAAACAGTAACCTATACAGTAGTTGCTAAAAATACAGGAGATATTACTTTAGGTAATGTGGAACTTTCTCCAGTAACAATATTTGATATATTAAGTCCAAGTTTAGAATTTATAGCAGGAACAGTAACTGTAGATGGAATAGTTGAGCCATTATCAGGAATTGCAACTGGAGTAGATATAGGTCAATTATTACCAGGACAAAGCAAGATAATAACATTCCAAGCAAAGGTAATATCTACAACAATAAATCCAATAACTAACACATCTAATGCAACATTTGGATTCCAATTGCCAGGACATACACCTGAAGTTGGAAATGCTACTAGTAATGTAGTAAATGTAGTTCCAGAAGTAGCAAATATAGATGTAATCAAAACAGCAGATAAAGATTTCGTAGTATTAGGAGATACTATAACTTATACTGTAACATTAAAGAATACAGGTACAGTGGATGCTTTAAATGTAATATTTAAGGATGATTTGCCAGATGTAGTTGAACTCGTTAATGGAAGTTTTAGTGTAAATGAAATAGTAATCAATAATGTCAATATCAGAGCAGGAGTTAATATTGGAATTATTAAAGCAGGAGGTCAAACTATAGTTAAATATACAGTAAAAGTGGTTAAGGCTAACTGCGAGCTTCAAATCATAAATAGTGCTAGTGTTAAGTTTAATTTTAGACTTCCAGATGGCAGAACAGATATAGTAGAAAGTACTCCTACAAGTAATTCAAGTAATATAATAACTATTGGTATTAATAACTTTAAACAATTAAGTGTAGAAGAAAATTTAGTTATACCAATAGAGAAGCTAGACGTAGAAGAAATATCAGAAGTTACTGGAGATATAGAAATTATAAAATCTCATGTAATTAAAACACCAATAAGTGAATCAAATGAAGGTCAAAACTTAACTGGATATAAGTTAGTCATTCATGGATTATTAAATGAAGTTGTTGAATATACTGCTTTAGATGAAGAACAATCAGTTCATTCAGCACACTATAGTATACCATTCTCAACATTCATAGTATTACCAGAAAATTATTGTAATGGTAATGTTGAAATTAATGGTGTTCTAGAAGATATTTTCTTTAAACAATTGAATTGTAGAACTTTATTTACAAATGCCACAATATTAATTAAAGCTAGTGTTTGCACTTGTTAATGTTAGTTCTAGTTTAGCAATATTTATAATTTAGATAAAATAAATGGCGAGCATATTTTGTGCTCGCTGTTTTTATATTTAGAAAGTTATAGAATATTAAAACTTAATGGCAGATAAAATCACCAATAATTTATGTATGAATATTATATTATTATGATAATTAGGAGGTACTATTATGGGGAAAATTCAAAGAGAGTTAATAGAATATAGTGGAATCAATACTTGCATAATAAAAGATAAACAGAATTTTAATCAAATAAATATAGAAGAAACTTTTTGTATACCAGCTCAAAAGCCAGATATGGAACAAATAAATAAGATGAGAGCTAAGGGATGTATAGTGAATTATGAAGTTGTGAAAACACCTGTTGGAACATCATTAGAAGGACAAGTTATTACAGGTTATAAACTATTAGTATGCGGAAAGATAGAATTAAAGGTTGAATATGTTGCGTGTGACTGCACTCAATCAGTGCATACTGCTCACGCATGTCTTCCATTTTGCGCGTATGTAGTATTACCAAAGGACATAAACCCCAATGCAAGACTAACACCAAATGTTATTATTGAAGATATATTCTCAGAACAGATAGATGAGAGATGTATCTATAATAATATAACTATGATGGTATTAGTAGATATATGTTAGGAGGTATAGACATGAAATGTAATGCAAATATTGTTATGGGATCAAATCTTCTTCCAACTACAGCAAAGTATTTTAAGGAAGAAATTTTTAGTGAAATATTAACAATACCAGAACAAAAACCAGATATGGAAAGGATTTTAAAAGTTTTAGTAAGCCCAGAAATAGTAGATATAAATTTAGTAGAAACTGAAGTGGGTTATTCAAATGAAGGTCAAAACTTAACAGGATATAAATTAGTGGTAGAACTAAATATAAAGGAAAAAATAACTTATGTAGCAAATGAAAAAACACAAAGTGTTCATGCAGCTCATTTTGAAAACATGAAAAGTATTTTTGTAGTTATACCTAAAGAAATAAATGGACAAGATGTTTGTGAATTAGTAAGAGCTAATAGAATATCAGTGACTCCATATATA
This region includes:
- a CDS encoding DUF7507 domain-containing protein encodes the protein MAATITGRVFDDLNHNGVYDPGEPGIPSAYVVLRNPNGVCTTVQTNVSGIYTFTNINIAGDYTIYETAINPGATCPPTTFEQPAGFTNSSTFRTDTVTVTATNITNNQTVTAANFGHDNPDTFICSAIGYQVAIPPGGTNTEFLKISLVTGDVTVVNSNMGFNVNAIGYNILDSMIYGIENNTENLVRVAENGTVTDFGSIPNLPNGANYIVGDIDDQGHLFLYSNVLDRYYVVDVDQNSPTFGQLLDPQNGYVLDTSPYGNTLQIAISNIADWSWNSIDGYLYSITFNGNAVKIDPTTGAVTTFTTIGIPGSVFYGAMFMDASGTLYAINNDTGVIYRVTFSGTTATAEVFSQTVATSGNDGAMCANALVEIDYGDAPDPNPGNGPDDYTTLFANNGPRHQIINGLVLGTQVTSEADAYANTTTDATGDDIPKGIQDDGLAVPLTDLLTINTTYSLTVTVTNPIDTGASANLYAWIDFNQDGIFEGNEAASVQVVPTSASTQQVVLNFTVPAGITPDHTFVRLRLTTDNLVNGNAADPTLLDTRSIGAASDGEVEDYYLVIRDPLVEINKSVDKAFANVGEVLTYTVTIRNPETVAVSNVLFTDPLPSGTTYNDNLSVSTGYTGTDPQSGLTITTINPGETVTISWEVKIGDVLPTPNPIPNTGTASIDGGVPIQSNTVFTAVLENTKSVDKDFANVGDILTYTATITNPGTDPVNNVFFQDPVPAGTTYNDNLSVSTGYTGTDPQTGLTITTINPGETVTIIWQVEVVDTSANPITNIAEITIPGGTPTPTPPVETTVLENTKSVDKSFANAGETLTYTVTITNPGTSAVNNVLFQDPVPAGTTYNNNLSVSTGYTGTDPQTGLTITTINPGETVTISWEVIVIDTSVNPIINIGEITVPGGTPSPTPPAETTVIEILKAVDKTVANVGEVITYTVSITNPGPTAVSNVFFQDPIPAGTTYNDNLSVSTGYTGTDPQTGLTITTINSGQTITISWEVKIGDTVPTPNPIPNTGTVTIPNGTPTDTNTVFTAVLENTKSVDKDFANVGEVLTYTVTINNPGTQAVNNVYFIDDVPQGTIYNNNLSVSTGYTGADPQSGLTITTINPGETVTITWQVIVVDTSANLITNIGEITVPGGTPTPTSPVTTTVLEIAKAVNKVFANVGEVITYTATITNPGTEAVNNVLFTDPIPAGTTYNDSLLVNVPYTGLNPQTGLTITTINPGQTVTISWEVKIGDTAPTPNPIPNTGTVTIPNGTPTETNTVYTTVLENTKSVDKSSAVVGEILTYTVTITNPGTEAVNNVLFTDPLPTGTIYNNNLSVSTAYTGTDPQTGLTITTINPGETVTITWEVKIVDATVNPITNIAEITVPGGTPTPTPPVETTALEIAKTVNKSYADLGDIITYTVTIKNSGTAAVNNVLFTDSIPNGTTYNDNLSVNTGYTGTDPQTGLTITTINPGQTVIISWDVKVGDEIPDPNPITNVAIVTVPGGTPIPTPEIPTEINNADLVSPGNFVKSRDLAYADIGDEITYTINVTNTGNTTANNVIINDPIPNGTSYVNGSLVANVSVTGVPATGINVTNGIAPGQTVILSYKVKVDEIPNPNPIPNTASISYTYTVDPNNPNGASGGGNTNTVYTEVNHGEIPPEEAIKTVDRNPTTPGDIITYTITAKNTGNVPVTNVIVKDVVPQGTTFVDGSVVVNGLSKPSEDPNIGINVGTIDAGDTAIISFEVLVGDTAPNLLTNTADIEYSYTVDPDKPPIDNIVPTNPVDTTNLKSSIKLEKVADRTGAVVGDIVRYSIFVTNDGEIALNNIIITDPLSPGLQYADNLTINGSPSNQSILTGVNIGSLAVGAGATIAFDAEIISIPEDKFINNTASAEFDYVVSGKTFDGAGESNEETVRVYNPELTMTKMSNNPTVKVGDTFQYTITAENTGDIIINDVIVKDDLPPEFEVVQITVNGAVVNGDIGSGINIGNLAIGESVDIVLTIQVLADLTATFQNIATGTGISITDPNKPPVIVEGEGEDPGVTVYNPKLELEKSVDKSYAIVGETVTYTVVAKNTGDITLGNVELSPVTIFDILSPSLEFIAGTVTVDGIVEPLSGIATGVDIGQLLPGQSKIITFQAKVISTTINPITNTSNATFGFQLPGHTPEVGNATSNVVNVVPEVANIDVIKTADKDFVVLGDTITYTVTLKNTGTVDALNVIFKDDLPDVVELVNGSFSVNEIVINNVNIRAGVNIGIIKAGGQTIVKYTVKVVKANCELQIINSASVKFNFRLPDGRTDIVESTPTSNSSNIITIGINNFKQLSVEENLVIPIEKLDVEEISEVTGDIEIIKSHVIKTPISESNEGQNLTGYKLVIHGLLNEVVEYTALDEEQSVHSAHYSIPFSTFIVLPENYCNGNVEINGVLEDIFFKQLNCRTLFTNATILIKASVCTC
- a CDS encoding SPOCS domain-containing protein, translating into MGKIQRELIEYSGINTCIIKDKQNFNQINIEETFCIPAQKPDMEQINKMRAKGCIVNYEVVKTPVGTSLEGQVITGYKLLVCGKIELKVEYVACDCTQSVHTAHACLPFCAYVVLPKDINPNARLTPNVIIEDIFSEQIDERCIYNNITMMVLVDIC